One segment of uncultured Tolumonas sp. DNA contains the following:
- the fumA gene encoding class I fumarate hydratase FumA: MSKKPFYYQNPFPLAKDETEYYLLTKDHVSVSEFEGQEILKVAPEGLTLLAQQAFYDASFLLRTSHKQQVASILADPEASENDKYVALQFLRNSEIAAKGVLPTCQDTGTAIIMGKKGQRVWTGGGDEAALTRGVYNTYTEQNLRYSQTVALDMYEEINTGTNLPAQIDLYSVDGDEYKFLCIAKGGGSANKTYLYQETKALLTPEKLKNFLVEKMRSLGTAACPPYHIAFVIGGTSADNALKTVKLASARYYDGLPTEGNAHGQAFRDVQLEQELLKEAQNLGLGAQFGGKYFAHDIRVIRLPRHGASCPLAMGVSCSADRNIKAKINRDGIWIEKLETNPGQYIPEELRQQGEGEAVQIDLNRPMKEILAQLSQYPVSTRLSLSGTIIVARDIAHAKLKERLDKGEGLPQYVKDHPIYYAGPAKTPEGYASGSLGPTTAGRMDSYVDLLQSNGGSMIMLAKGNRSQQVTDACHKHGGFYLGSIGGPAAVLAQQSIKSLECVEYPELGMEAIYKIEVENFPAFILVDDKGNDFFQQIHQQQCGSCPKK, translated from the coding sequence ATGTCGAAGAAGCCATTTTACTACCAGAATCCGTTTCCACTTGCGAAAGACGAAACAGAATACTATCTGCTGACGAAAGATCATGTATCAGTCAGTGAGTTTGAAGGTCAGGAGATCCTGAAAGTTGCACCGGAAGGTCTGACGTTACTGGCGCAACAAGCATTCTACGACGCTTCATTTTTGCTGCGCACTTCCCACAAGCAGCAAGTCGCTTCGATTCTGGCGGACCCAGAAGCCAGCGAAAACGACAAATACGTGGCACTGCAGTTCCTGCGTAATTCAGAAATCGCAGCCAAGGGCGTGCTGCCAACCTGTCAGGACACCGGTACCGCCATCATTATGGGTAAAAAAGGCCAACGCGTCTGGACTGGCGGTGGCGATGAAGCCGCGCTGACTCGTGGTGTTTACAATACCTATACCGAACAAAATCTGCGCTATTCGCAGACCGTTGCGCTGGATATGTATGAAGAAATTAATACCGGCACCAACCTGCCAGCTCAGATCGACCTATACAGCGTAGATGGGGATGAGTACAAATTCCTGTGTATCGCCAAAGGCGGTGGTTCAGCCAACAAAACCTATCTGTATCAGGAAACCAAAGCACTGTTGACGCCGGAAAAACTGAAAAATTTCCTGGTGGAGAAGATGCGTTCACTGGGTACCGCCGCATGCCCGCCATATCATATTGCCTTTGTTATTGGTGGCACTTCTGCCGACAACGCACTGAAAACCGTCAAACTGGCTTCTGCCCGTTATTACGATGGTTTGCCAACCGAAGGCAATGCGCATGGTCAGGCGTTCCGTGATGTGCAGCTGGAACAAGAGCTGCTGAAAGAAGCGCAAAATCTGGGTTTAGGTGCTCAGTTTGGTGGTAAATATTTCGCGCATGACATCCGCGTGATCCGTCTGCCGCGTCACGGTGCATCTTGCCCACTGGCGATGGGTGTTTCCTGTTCAGCTGACCGTAATATCAAAGCAAAAATTAACCGCGATGGTATCTGGATCGAAAAACTGGAAACTAACCCAGGTCAGTACATTCCGGAAGAACTGCGTCAGCAGGGAGAAGGTGAAGCTGTTCAGATTGATCTGAATCGTCCAATGAAAGAGATCTTAGCTCAACTCTCGCAATATCCGGTTTCGACTCGTTTGTCGCTGTCAGGCACCATCATTGTGGCGCGCGATATTGCCCACGCGAAATTGAAAGAACGTCTGGATAAAGGCGAAGGTTTGCCGCAATACGTGAAAGATCACCCGATTTATTACGCAGGCCCAGCTAAAACGCCGGAAGGTTATGCATCAGGTTCTTTAGGCCCAACCACGGCCGGTCGTATGGACTCGTATGTTGATCTGCTGCAATCGAACGGTGGTAGCATGATCATGCTGGCGAAAGGCAACCGCAGTCAGCAAGTGACCGATGCTTGTCATAAACACGGCGGTTTCTATCTGGGTAGTATCGGCGGCCCAGCTGCAGTGTTGGCACAACAGAGCATCAAGAGCCTGGAATGCGTGGAATATCCAGAATTGGGCATGGAAGCGATCTACAAAATCGAAGTAGAAAACTTCCCGGCATTCATTCTGGTCGATGATAAAGGCAACGATTTCTTCCAGCAGATCCACCAGCAGCAATGTGGAAGTTGCCCGAAGAAATAA
- a CDS encoding anion permease — MNEMTAPIDASSVDKASGGKKNRLFFMLAPFVVTLLLLLVPVPEGLQPYAWYYFAIFVGVIVGLILEPMPGAVIGLTGVVAIALTSQWVLFSPADMAAPKFKLAAESFKWAVSGFGNSTVWLIFGAFMFAAGYDKTQFGRRLALILVKHLGRRSLTLGYAITFADLLLAPFTPSNTARSGGTIFPIIANLPPLYGSKPNDPSARKIGSYLMWVAITAACITSSMFLSALAPNLLALALVKSTVGINISWGNWFVGFLPVGILLILTMPLLAYIFYPPEVKFNDEVPRWASAELVKLGRLTRNEILLLVFVCCALAMWIFAAAVIEPALAALLIIGLMLWTGVLEWNDITSNKPAWNTFFWFATLVALANGLSTTGFIAWLGKEGGILMSGVSPTAATILIVVAFYLLHYLFASATAHTTALLPAALTIASTIPGMNMQVFCMLMVTSLGVMGIITPYGTGPSPIYYGSGYLPTKDYWRLGTIFGAIFLAALLLIGYPWMAMMF; from the coding sequence ATGAATGAAATGACCGCTCCAATTGATGCTTCATCGGTTGATAAAGCATCTGGTGGTAAGAAAAACCGCCTGTTCTTTATGCTTGCACCATTCGTGGTGACGTTGCTGTTATTGCTGGTGCCTGTTCCAGAAGGGTTACAACCTTACGCATGGTATTACTTTGCTATTTTCGTAGGGGTTATTGTCGGTTTGATTTTAGAGCCGATGCCTGGTGCGGTGATCGGTCTGACGGGTGTCGTGGCCATTGCCTTGACCAGTCAGTGGGTGTTGTTCAGCCCGGCAGACATGGCTGCGCCAAAATTTAAATTGGCAGCTGAATCATTCAAATGGGCGGTGAGCGGGTTTGGTAACTCGACTGTCTGGTTGATCTTTGGTGCATTTATGTTTGCCGCAGGTTATGACAAAACCCAGTTTGGCCGCCGTTTAGCACTGATTCTGGTGAAACATCTGGGGCGTCGCAGCTTAACACTGGGTTATGCAATCACCTTTGCAGATCTGTTGTTGGCACCGTTCACACCATCAAATACTGCACGCAGTGGTGGTACTATTTTCCCCATTATTGCCAATTTGCCGCCGTTGTATGGTTCTAAACCAAACGACCCAAGCGCGCGTAAAATTGGTTCTTATTTGATGTGGGTGGCGATCACTGCTGCCTGTATCACCAGCTCAATGTTCCTGTCGGCATTGGCACCGAATCTGCTGGCGTTGGCGTTGGTGAAAAGCACCGTCGGTATCAACATCTCTTGGGGCAACTGGTTCGTCGGTTTCCTGCCAGTCGGTATTTTACTGATTCTGACCATGCCGCTGCTGGCTTATATCTTCTATCCGCCAGAAGTGAAATTTAACGACGAAGTGCCTCGTTGGGCGAGTGCGGAGCTGGTAAAACTGGGCCGTCTGACTCGTAATGAAATTCTGTTGTTAGTCTTTGTATGTTGTGCGTTGGCAATGTGGATTTTTGCAGCAGCGGTTATTGAACCTGCGCTGGCTGCGTTGCTCATCATCGGTCTGATGCTGTGGACTGGTGTATTGGAATGGAATGACATTACCAGTAATAAACCAGCCTGGAACACGTTCTTCTGGTTTGCGACTCTGGTTGCCTTGGCGAATGGTTTATCAACTACTGGCTTCATCGCGTGGTTAGGTAAAGAAGGCGGTATTTTGATGAGTGGCGTTTCGCCGACGGCGGCAACCATTCTGATTGTGGTCGCGTTTTATCTGCTGCACTACTTGTTTGCCAGTGCCACTGCGCATACCACCGCGTTGTTGCCTGCCGCGCTGACCATTGCTTCAACCATTCCGGGCATGAATATGCAAGTGTTCTGTATGCTGATGGTGACTTCTCTGGGTGTGATGGGCATTATTACGCCATACGGCACCGGCCCAAGCCCAATCTATTATGGAAGTGGTTACCTGCCGACGAAAGATTACTGGCGTCTTGGCACTATATTCGGTGCCATCTTCCTGGCGGCCTTGTTACTCATTGGCTATCCATGGATGGCAATGATGTTCTGA
- a CDS encoding flavocytochrome c: MHSHNELLHNEILSPFTLPNGIQLKNRILMAPMTTCTGYFDGSVTNELVDYYRERAGSIGTVIVECGFIDDRGLAFPGAIGADHDNKIEGLAKIAEAIQSKGSKAVLQIYHGGRMVEPELIGGRTPVGPSAVAAPREGAATPVALTSEEVDDMITKFGEGIRRAIKAGFDGVEIHGANTYLIQQFFSPNSNQRDDKWGGSRENRARFPLAVLEITQKMVRQYADSSFIIGYRFSPEELEVPGIRFDDTMYLLERLADLGLHYLHFSMGYTLRPSIVDKHDPTPLIQKYTALRSEKLAQLPMVGVGGIVNKSDAEAAIEHGYDLVAVGKVCIAYPDWTDRIARGETLELFINSTQREALTIPEPLWRFSLVEAMIRDLSSMPTGKFKSGVFQEKIQDETHELMLNVSLETDRIADIELEAADNLDVTFTTSFEEIRTRILDANTPHVDAVSGATTQSEAVKKAVTKAMAKSCKAMALEDGGSLEPPCYDVVVIGSGGTGLAAAIQASDRDKSVLLVEKMPTIGGNTIKASVGMNAAGTRFQKLKGIDDCKEKFYQESLKGGHGTNNPELLRSFVNNAPEAVEWLADRGIELNDITITGGMSTDRTHRPADRSAVGGFLISGLQRNITQRDIDVMLDTDVREILMENGAVGGLRVQNDENEELLIRAKSIVMATGGFSANQEMVTKYRPDLKGYVTTNHKGATGTGIALLENIGAGTVDMGEIQIHPTVEQSTSYLISEAIRGGGAILVSQKGERFFNEMETRDKVSAAIIGLPEQYAYIIFDEQVRRNNKAADEYISKGFVVSDDSPRKLAEKLGLDMHAFLATLERYNVFVEKQHDEDFGRKTALRHPIHEGPFYAIRIAPGVHHTMGGVTINADTEVLDVNGNVIPGVFAAGEVAGGLHGRNRIGGNAVADIIVFGTMAGRHAANWANQ; encoded by the coding sequence ATGCACTCTCACAATGAACTTCTGCACAATGAAATTCTGAGTCCATTTACCCTTCCTAATGGCATACAACTTAAAAACCGTATCCTGATGGCGCCAATGACCACGTGTACTGGTTATTTCGATGGCAGTGTGACCAATGAACTGGTTGATTACTATCGCGAACGCGCTGGCAGCATTGGTACAGTGATCGTTGAGTGTGGTTTCATCGATGACCGTGGGCTTGCATTCCCCGGCGCGATCGGTGCTGATCACGACAACAAAATTGAAGGGCTGGCCAAAATTGCCGAAGCCATTCAATCTAAAGGTTCTAAGGCTGTTTTGCAGATCTATCACGGCGGCCGGATGGTCGAGCCTGAGTTGATTGGTGGCAGAACACCAGTCGGGCCAAGTGCGGTTGCCGCACCACGTGAAGGTGCAGCGACACCTGTTGCGCTGACTTCTGAAGAGGTCGACGACATGATCACCAAGTTTGGTGAAGGTATTCGTCGCGCGATTAAAGCCGGTTTTGATGGCGTCGAAATTCACGGTGCCAACACTTACTTGATCCAGCAATTCTTCTCACCGAACTCGAATCAACGTGATGATAAATGGGGTGGTTCTCGTGAAAATCGTGCCCGCTTCCCATTGGCAGTGCTGGAAATTACCCAGAAAATGGTGCGTCAGTATGCCGACTCTTCTTTCATTATTGGCTATCGTTTCTCGCCGGAAGAGTTAGAAGTCCCAGGCATTCGTTTCGATGACACCATGTATCTGCTGGAGCGACTCGCCGATCTCGGCTTGCATTACTTGCATTTCTCAATGGGCTATACCTTGCGCCCATCGATCGTCGATAAGCACGATCCAACTCCGTTGATTCAGAAATATACCGCACTGCGTTCTGAAAAACTGGCACAGCTCCCGATGGTCGGTGTTGGTGGTATCGTCAATAAGTCTGACGCAGAAGCCGCTATCGAACACGGTTATGACTTGGTTGCTGTAGGTAAAGTCTGCATTGCCTACCCTGACTGGACAGACCGTATTGCTCGTGGTGAAACGCTCGAACTGTTCATCAACAGCACCCAGCGTGAAGCGCTAACTATTCCAGAACCGCTGTGGCGCTTCTCGCTGGTTGAAGCCATGATCCGCGATCTGAGCAGCATGCCAACCGGCAAATTCAAAAGCGGCGTGTTCCAGGAAAAAATTCAAGATGAAACACATGAGTTGATGCTCAACGTGAGTCTGGAAACTGATCGTATTGCCGATATTGAATTGGAAGCGGCGGACAATCTGGATGTTACTTTCACGACCAGTTTTGAAGAGATCCGTACCCGAATTCTGGATGCTAACACGCCTCACGTGGATGCTGTTTCTGGTGCCACCACACAAAGTGAAGCAGTGAAAAAAGCCGTAACCAAGGCCATGGCCAAATCTTGCAAAGCCATGGCATTGGAAGATGGTGGCAGCTTGGAACCGCCTTGCTACGACGTGGTCGTGATCGGTAGCGGTGGCACTGGTTTAGCGGCAGCGATTCAAGCTAGCGACCGCGATAAAAGCGTACTGTTAGTTGAAAAAATGCCCACAATTGGTGGTAACACTATTAAAGCCTCGGTTGGTATGAATGCCGCAGGCACCCGATTCCAAAAATTGAAAGGCATTGATGACTGCAAAGAAAAGTTCTATCAGGAAAGTCTCAAAGGTGGTCATGGAACCAATAACCCTGAGCTCCTGCGTAGCTTTGTCAATAACGCGCCAGAAGCGGTTGAATGGCTGGCCGATCGCGGTATCGAGCTGAATGACATTACCATCACGGGTGGCATGAGCACCGACCGTACGCATCGCCCGGCTGACCGTTCTGCCGTGGGTGGTTTCTTGATCAGCGGTCTGCAACGCAATATCACTCAACGTGATATTGATGTGATGTTAGATACTGATGTGCGTGAAATCTTGATGGAAAATGGGGCAGTTGGTGGCCTGCGCGTACAAAATGATGAGAATGAAGAGCTTCTTATTCGCGCAAAAAGTATCGTCATGGCAACCGGTGGTTTCAGTGCGAATCAGGAGATGGTGACCAAATATCGCCCTGATCTGAAAGGGTATGTCACCACCAACCATAAAGGTGCGACCGGTACCGGGATCGCGTTGCTGGAAAACATTGGTGCTGGCACTGTGGACATGGGTGAGATCCAGATCCATCCAACAGTAGAACAAAGCACCTCTTATCTGATCTCGGAAGCGATCCGTGGCGGTGGTGCGATTCTGGTGAGTCAGAAAGGCGAACGTTTCTTTAATGAAATGGAAACTCGCGACAAAGTCTCCGCTGCCATCATTGGGTTACCAGAACAATATGCTTATATCATTTTTGATGAGCAGGTGCGCCGTAACAACAAAGCCGCTGATGAATACATCAGTAAAGGTTTTGTTGTTAGTGATGACAGCCCACGCAAACTGGCGGAAAAACTCGGCCTCGACATGCATGCGTTTCTGGCAACATTAGAACGCTATAATGTTTTCGTTGAAAAACAGCATGATGAAGACTTTGGCCGCAAAACAGCGCTGCGCCACCCTATTCATGAAGGCCCGTTCTACGCGATCCGTATTGCGCCGGGTGTGCATCACACTATGGGTGGTGTCACCATCAACGCGGATACAGAAGTGTTGGATGTAAACGGTAACGTTATTCCGGGTGTGTTTGCTGCGGGAGAAGTGGCTGGTGGGCTGCATGGCCGTAACCGTATCGGCGGTAATGCAGTCGCCGATATCATCGTTTTCGGCACCATGGCTGGGCGTCACGCAGCTAACTGGGCAAATCAGTAA
- a CDS encoding FAD:protein FMN transferase, giving the protein MSPEERIYSYSAVLMGSPILLKLFEDNQQIAASVFRLIKQQEDLLTVNRAHSQLMAVNHAAGKHPVVVSQPVFNLIAQAKAVSLQSGSCFNLTIGPLVKRWKIGFRGNTVPPASDIQSLLPLTRPEHVILDAQTCSVFLQQPGMEIDLGAIAKGYIADLVRDELQQLGIEHALINLGGNVLTIGTPLYGKNQWAIGLKKPFTELDETIGVIEVSGKSVVTSGVYERYFEVDGKIYHHILDPKTGYPLDNELLSVTVISDNSIDGDIYTTLLYGMGVEKALKHLSTTPHIEAIFVTKTSQVILSSQRQFQFTLQDESYCLT; this is encoded by the coding sequence ATGTCACCAGAAGAGCGCATTTACTCCTATTCGGCAGTTCTGATGGGCTCCCCCATCCTGCTGAAACTCTTTGAAGATAACCAACAAATTGCCGCATCGGTATTTCGCCTGATCAAGCAGCAGGAAGATTTGCTGACCGTTAACCGCGCACATTCTCAGCTTATGGCGGTAAACCATGCCGCGGGTAAACATCCTGTAGTAGTCAGTCAGCCGGTTTTTAACCTGATTGCGCAAGCTAAAGCAGTCAGCTTACAAAGCGGCAGCTGTTTCAATTTAACAATTGGCCCATTGGTTAAACGTTGGAAGATCGGCTTTCGCGGCAACACTGTGCCACCAGCATCAGATATTCAATCATTGCTACCTCTCACTCGGCCAGAGCATGTGATCCTTGATGCGCAAACTTGTTCTGTTTTTCTGCAACAACCCGGCATGGAGATCGATCTGGGTGCCATAGCCAAAGGCTATATTGCCGATTTGGTTCGTGATGAATTACAGCAGTTAGGAATTGAACACGCCTTGATTAATCTGGGTGGTAATGTGCTGACCATCGGAACGCCTTTATACGGCAAAAACCAATGGGCTATTGGATTGAAAAAACCATTTACCGAGCTTGATGAAACGATCGGGGTCATCGAGGTAAGTGGAAAATCGGTTGTCACCTCGGGTGTTTATGAACGTTACTTTGAGGTTGATGGCAAAATCTACCACCATATTCTCGACCCAAAGACCGGCTACCCACTGGATAACGAATTGCTTAGTGTCACAGTAATTTCCGACAACTCGATTGACGGCGATATTTACACCACATTGCTATACGGAATGGGTGTAGAGAAAGCACTTAAACATCTCTCTACAACTCCTCATATTGAGGCCATTTTTGTGACAAAAACCAGTCAGGTGATTCTTTCTTCACAACGGCAGTTTCAGTTTACGTTGCAGGATGAAAGCTATTGTCTAACATAG
- a CDS encoding dienelactone hydrolase family protein: MRQFISALILTFLCAISVNAQPLKLPPMEADAMNALTASPRHGEWVKYDAGHGDKVDAWVVYPERSDKAPVVILIHEIFGLTDWARATADQLAAEGFLVIAPDFLSGKGKDGAGTASFKGDEVRAAISNLTPAELERRLNGAAVWAATQPAGSKRYGVVGFCWGGGVAFSWATKQPKLGAAVVYYGVPPKQEALSAIKSPILGLYGGADARVTSTVASTQAEMKRLAKRYEVKIYDGAGHAFLRQQNGMNGANLKAATDGWATTIPFLKETLEGKAK; encoded by the coding sequence ATGCGTCAGTTCATATCAGCGCTGATCCTGACATTTCTTTGTGCGATATCGGTGAATGCTCAACCGTTGAAGCTCCCACCGATGGAAGCTGATGCAATGAACGCGTTGACTGCCTCTCCGCGCCATGGTGAATGGGTGAAATACGATGCAGGGCATGGCGATAAAGTTGATGCATGGGTGGTTTATCCGGAACGCAGCGATAAAGCGCCCGTGGTCATACTGATCCACGAAATATTTGGCCTGACCGACTGGGCTAGAGCCACCGCCGATCAACTGGCTGCGGAAGGGTTTCTGGTCATTGCCCCCGATTTTTTGAGTGGCAAAGGAAAAGATGGGGCGGGCACAGCATCGTTTAAGGGAGATGAAGTCCGAGCTGCTATCTCTAATCTTACCCCTGCTGAATTAGAACGCAGATTGAACGGAGCAGCAGTTTGGGCAGCAACTCAACCTGCGGGCAGCAAAAGGTACGGTGTAGTTGGTTTTTGTTGGGGTGGTGGTGTTGCGTTTAGCTGGGCAACGAAACAGCCCAAACTGGGTGCAGCCGTTGTTTATTATGGTGTTCCACCGAAACAAGAAGCGCTTAGTGCCATAAAATCTCCAATATTGGGTTTATATGGCGGTGCTGATGCCCGCGTAACCAGTACTGTAGCGTCAACACAGGCAGAAATGAAACGACTGGCCAAACGTTATGAAGTAAAAATATATGATGGTGCCGGACATGCATTTTTACGTCAGCAAAATGGGATGAATGGTGCCAATCTCAAAGCGGCGACCGATGGCTGGGCAACTACAATCCCATTTTTGAAGGAAACGTTGGAAGGAAAAGCAAAATAG
- a CDS encoding molybdenum cofactor biosynthesis protein MoaE yields MTDCILVQQEDFDVAVEYARLSDNPETGAIVSFIGKVRNFNQNSDVTGLHLEHYPAMTQLSLEKLVVEAHTRWPIQGCTLIHRVGSLAINDQIVLILVASAHRKAAFAACEFLIDELKTSAPFWKKERLTDGSLRWVAPAY; encoded by the coding sequence ATGACTGATTGCATTCTCGTTCAGCAGGAAGATTTTGATGTGGCGGTGGAATATGCCCGTCTCAGTGACAATCCGGAAACCGGCGCGATAGTTAGTTTTATCGGCAAGGTGCGTAACTTTAACCAGAACAGCGATGTGACGGGATTACACCTCGAACATTACCCCGCCATGACACAGTTAAGCCTGGAAAAGCTGGTGGTAGAAGCTCACACACGTTGGCCAATCCAAGGTTGCACGTTGATCCATCGGGTTGGCAGTCTTGCCATCAACGATCAAATCGTCTTGATTCTGGTTGCCAGTGCGCACCGTAAAGCGGCCTTCGCGGCTTGTGAATTTCTGATCGATGAGCTGAAAACCAGCGCGCCATTTTGGAAAAAAGAACGGCTCACGGATGGTTCGTTACGCTGGGTTGCACCAGCTTATTAA
- the moaD gene encoding molybdopterin synthase sulfur carrier subunit: MKVLFFAQTRELVGVDELTITEPFVTAQALREQLATRGDKWQLALQESPLLVAVNQCLVPWHTLLSADDEVAFFPPVTGG, translated from the coding sequence ATGAAAGTCTTATTTTTTGCACAAACCCGCGAGCTGGTAGGGGTCGATGAGCTAACGATCACCGAACCTTTTGTTACTGCTCAAGCCTTACGCGAGCAGCTGGCAACCCGTGGCGATAAATGGCAGTTAGCGTTACAGGAATCCCCATTGCTAGTGGCGGTGAATCAATGTCTGGTACCGTGGCATACGCTGTTATCTGCGGATGATGAAGTCGCTTTTTTCCCACCAGTAACGGGAGGCTGA
- the moaC gene encoding cyclic pyranopterin monophosphate synthase MoaC produces MSLIENQLTHINSSGEAHMVDVSDKEITTRTARAEAIVSMSAETLRIVMAGDHHKGDVFATARIAGIMAAKKTSDLIPLCHPLALSKVEVDLTADTQRNQVRIETLCKLNGKTGVEMEALTAASVAALTIYDMCKALQKDMVIESVRLLTKTGGKSGDFSVEN; encoded by the coding sequence ATGAGTTTAATTGAAAACCAACTGACACATATCAATAGCAGCGGCGAAGCGCACATGGTCGATGTCAGCGACAAAGAGATCACCACGCGCACCGCGCGCGCAGAAGCGATCGTATCCATGTCAGCCGAAACATTGCGCATCGTCATGGCGGGCGATCACCATAAGGGCGATGTTTTTGCCACCGCCCGCATCGCCGGCATCATGGCCGCAAAAAAAACATCCGATCTGATCCCGCTGTGTCATCCGTTGGCACTGAGTAAGGTGGAAGTCGATCTCACTGCTGATACGCAGCGCAATCAGGTGCGTATCGAGACGCTGTGCAAACTCAACGGTAAAACCGGTGTGGAAATGGAAGCGCTGACGGCGGCATCCGTTGCGGCGCTGACCATCTATGACATGTGTAAAGCACTGCAAAAAGACATGGTGATTGAATCGGTGCGTTTACTGACCAAAACCGGTGGTAAATCTGGTGATTTTTCAGTTGAGAATTGA
- the moaB gene encoding molybdenum cofactor biosynthesis protein B codes for MSHAATDFVPLNIAVLTVSDTRNEETDTSGRSLVDNLQSAGHKLVEKQIVIDDKYDIRAILSRWIADTNVQVVLVTGGTGFTGRDTTPEAVAPLFDKTIEGFGELFRQVSFNEIGTSTIQSRALAGMANKTLIFCMPGSTNACRTAWDHIIQSQLDSRHKPCNFVPHLRR; via the coding sequence ATGAGTCATGCGGCAACCGATTTTGTGCCATTAAACATTGCAGTGTTAACTGTGTCTGATACCCGCAACGAAGAGACCGACACCTCGGGCCGTTCATTGGTTGATAATCTGCAATCAGCCGGTCATAAGCTGGTAGAAAAACAGATCGTCATTGACGACAAATATGATATCCGCGCCATTCTTTCGCGCTGGATCGCCGATACAAACGTGCAGGTGGTGTTAGTCACTGGTGGCACCGGTTTTACCGGTCGCGACACTACTCCTGAAGCCGTTGCACCGCTGTTTGATAAAACTATCGAAGGCTTTGGCGAGCTGTTCCGTCAGGTATCCTTCAATGAAATCGGTACTTCCACCATTCAAAGTCGCGCACTGGCGGGCATGGCCAACAAGACGCTGATTTTCTGCATGCCGGGCTCAACGAATGCCTGTCGGACTGCCTGGGATCACATCATTCAGTCGCAACTCGATTCGCGCCATAAACCATGCAATTTTGTGCCACACCTGCGTCGCTAA
- a CDS encoding molybdenum cofactor guanylyltransferase: MQKITGLVLAGGRSSRMGTNKALLEINGETLLNRAVRLLELSGCKEVFISGDYYGQRSVPDRAQLGPLAGITAGLEVCKTEKLLILPVDMPYMTSELLQLLMRFTFAGNGISYADAQFPLLLLNNDVNREILAGLLAPEIPANQRSMHQFCRVAHIIELPISPKYQYCFDNTNTPEEWLLCQRRFNETNHEGQLL; this comes from the coding sequence ATGCAAAAAATAACGGGATTAGTGCTCGCCGGTGGTCGTTCCAGCCGAATGGGAACCAACAAAGCATTATTAGAAATTAATGGCGAAACCCTATTGAACCGCGCGGTTCGTTTATTGGAATTATCGGGTTGCAAAGAGGTGTTCATCAGCGGCGATTATTACGGTCAACGCAGCGTGCCTGATCGTGCCCAGCTTGGCCCATTAGCGGGTATTACCGCGGGGCTGGAAGTCTGTAAGACCGAAAAACTCCTGATTTTACCGGTCGATATGCCGTATATGACCAGCGAGCTGTTACAGCTATTGATGCGCTTTACGTTTGCTGGCAATGGCATCAGTTATGCCGATGCGCAATTCCCGTTACTGCTGCTGAATAACGATGTGAACCGTGAAATTCTGGCCGGATTATTAGCGCCGGAAATACCCGCCAATCAACGTAGTATGCACCAGTTCTGCCGTGTGGCTCATATCATTGAGCTGCCGATTTCACCGAAATATCAATATTGTTTTGATAACACCAATACACCGGAAGAGTGGCTGCTTTGCCAACGCCGTTTTAACGAAACTAATCATGAAGGACAATTATTATGA